A section of the Amycolatopsis sp. AA4 genome encodes:
- a CDS encoding glycoside hydrolase family 27 protein has protein sequence MKRSRIGVLAAAVAVLFGTLAGTAAADSPSIESWTPVARTPPMGWSSWSALRRKFTEETIKAQADVMHDRLAAYGYRYLNIDAGWNDHVDEFGRVAPDPKKFPNGIASLARYLHQRGLKFGIYLVPGVPAQAVAADSPIEGTPYRVHDIVMAGAGNTADDKSAKLDFSKPGAAAYVRSQARQLAAWGVDYIKMDFVGPGGGKIPADNREDIRQWHAAVQATGRPIHLELSNSLSIAEAATWQRYSNGWRIEGDIECYSHCVGLTNWDVRVKLRFADAPKWTQYAGPGHWNDLDSIEVGNGEANGITPDERQSVLTLWAIEASPLLLGTDLTKLDPDDLKLLTNREVLAVDQAGRPARPVSQATEQQVWFSPDGRGGVTVALFNLGSTESPVTASWKDLGLRGPAAVRDLWTHRNLGVSRDSFTATLAPHASRLLHLVPRPR, from the coding sequence ATGAAGCGAAGTCGGATCGGTGTGCTGGCCGCGGCGGTAGCGGTGCTCTTCGGAACGCTGGCCGGAACAGCCGCGGCGGACAGCCCGTCAATCGAGTCCTGGACGCCGGTGGCGAGAACGCCGCCGATGGGCTGGAGCAGCTGGAGCGCGCTGCGCCGGAAATTCACCGAGGAAACGATCAAGGCTCAGGCCGACGTGATGCACGACCGGCTCGCCGCGTACGGCTATCGGTACCTCAACATCGACGCGGGCTGGAACGACCACGTCGACGAGTTCGGCCGGGTCGCGCCGGACCCGAAGAAATTCCCGAACGGCATCGCCTCGCTCGCCCGGTACCTGCACCAGCGCGGCCTGAAATTCGGCATCTACCTGGTGCCCGGCGTCCCGGCGCAAGCGGTGGCGGCCGATTCGCCGATCGAGGGCACTCCGTACCGGGTGCACGACATCGTCATGGCGGGCGCGGGCAACACCGCGGACGACAAATCCGCGAAGCTCGACTTCAGCAAGCCCGGCGCGGCCGCGTACGTCCGCTCGCAGGCGCGGCAACTGGCCGCGTGGGGCGTCGACTACATCAAAATGGACTTCGTCGGACCCGGCGGCGGCAAGATCCCGGCGGACAACCGCGAGGACATCCGGCAGTGGCACGCGGCGGTCCAGGCCACCGGCCGTCCGATCCACTTGGAACTGTCGAACTCGCTCAGCATCGCCGAGGCCGCGACCTGGCAGCGCTACAGCAACGGCTGGCGGATCGAGGGCGACATCGAGTGCTACTCGCACTGCGTCGGCCTCACGAACTGGGACGTGCGAGTCAAACTCCGCTTCGCCGACGCTCCGAAATGGACGCAATACGCGGGTCCGGGGCACTGGAACGACCTGGACTCCATCGAGGTCGGCAACGGCGAAGCCAACGGCATCACCCCGGACGAGCGGCAGAGCGTCCTGACGCTGTGGGCGATCGAAGCCTCGCCGCTGCTGCTCGGCACCGACCTGACCAAACTTGATCCGGACGACCTGAAACTGCTCACCAACCGCGAGGTGCTGGCCGTCGACCAGGCCGGACGGCCGGCGCGGCCGGTCTCGCAGGCGACCGAGCAGCAGGTGTGGTTCAGCCCCGACGGCCGGGGCGGGGTGACGGTCGCGCTGTTCAACCTGGGATCGACGGAATCTCCGGTGACCGCGTCCTGGAAGGACCTGGGGCTGCGCGGCCCGGCGGCGGTGCGGGATCTGTGGACGCATAGGAACCTGGGCGTGAGCCGGGACAGCTTCACCGCGACGCTGGCGCCGCACGCTTCGCGACTGCTGCACCTGGTCCCGCGGCCTCGCTGA
- a CDS encoding GNAT family N-acetyltransferase: MLRLAGARLLDDRDYPAVRAALAADPVGSCMVSARVEAAGLDPWRLGGELWAADSRPVRAGRLTGLCFAGPNLIPLRGNASALRSFADRALRRQRTCSSLVGPAPQVLGLWDELSSEWGPAREVRGDQPLMALEGDPLVPADPQVRTVRPHELDRYLPAAVAMFIEEVGVDPRAGDGGASYRARVSELISTGRAFARFEDGEVVFKAEIGAMSARVGQIQGVWVHPDRRGSGLGTAGTAAVVNRLVHGLGRTASLYVNGFNAPALAAYRRIGFQQVGQYATVLF, encoded by the coding sequence GTGTTGCGGCTTGCAGGTGCACGGCTGCTCGACGATCGGGACTATCCGGCAGTGCGCGCTGCGCTCGCCGCCGACCCGGTGGGCAGCTGCATGGTCAGCGCCCGGGTCGAGGCGGCCGGTCTCGACCCGTGGCGGCTCGGTGGCGAGCTGTGGGCGGCCGATTCCCGTCCGGTGCGCGCCGGACGGCTCACCGGTTTGTGCTTCGCCGGGCCCAACCTGATCCCGTTGCGCGGCAACGCTTCGGCGCTGCGCTCCTTCGCCGACCGCGCCCTGCGCCGCCAGCGCACCTGCTCTTCGCTCGTCGGTCCCGCGCCGCAGGTGCTCGGGCTGTGGGACGAGCTGTCGTCGGAATGGGGACCGGCCCGCGAGGTGCGCGGCGACCAGCCGCTGATGGCGCTCGAAGGCGACCCGCTGGTGCCCGCCGATCCGCAGGTCCGCACCGTCCGCCCGCACGAACTGGACCGCTACCTGCCCGCGGCGGTGGCGATGTTCATCGAGGAGGTCGGCGTCGACCCGCGCGCGGGCGACGGCGGGGCCAGCTACCGCGCCCGGGTCAGCGAGCTGATCTCCACCGGCCGCGCGTTCGCCCGGTTCGAGGACGGCGAGGTCGTGTTCAAGGCCGAGATCGGCGCGATGTCCGCGCGGGTCGGCCAGATCCAGGGCGTGTGGGTGCACCCGGACCGGCGCGGCAGCGGGCTCGGCACCGCGGGCACCGCCGCGGTGGTGAATCGCCTGGTCCACGGCCTCGGCCGGACCGCGAGCCTCTACGTGAACGGGTTCAACGCGCCCGCGCTCGCGGCGTACCGGCGGATCGGGTTCCAGCAGGTCGGCCAGTACGCGACCGTGCTGTTCTGA
- the map gene encoding type I methionyl aminopeptidase — translation MSVRAPLKPGVQTPRRAVPADIARPEYVDRPAPKRDTGNGVRTPEVIEAMRVASKIAAQALEEGGKAVKPGATTDDIDKVVHEFLLDHHAYPSTLGYRGYPKSCCTSLNEVICHGIPDSTVIEDGDICNIDVTAYIGGVHGDTNATFLAGDVSEEVRLLVERTREATARAIKAVRPGRQLNVIGRVIEAYAKRFGYGVVRDFTGHGVGPAFHTAPTVLHYEEPSVQTLIEEGMTFTIEPMITLGTIDYDLWDDDWTVTTKDKKWTAQFEHTLVVTADGAEILTLP, via the coding sequence ATGTCCGTTCGCGCCCCGTTGAAGCCCGGTGTCCAGACGCCGCGCCGTGCCGTCCCCGCCGACATCGCCCGCCCCGAGTACGTGGACCGGCCGGCGCCGAAACGGGACACCGGCAACGGAGTGCGCACGCCCGAGGTCATCGAGGCGATGCGGGTCGCGTCGAAGATCGCCGCGCAGGCGCTCGAGGAGGGCGGCAAGGCGGTCAAGCCGGGCGCGACCACCGACGACATCGACAAGGTCGTGCACGAGTTCCTGCTCGACCACCACGCGTATCCGTCGACGCTCGGCTACCGCGGCTACCCGAAGTCGTGCTGCACCTCGCTGAACGAGGTGATCTGCCACGGCATCCCGGACTCGACGGTGATCGAGGACGGCGACATCTGCAACATCGACGTGACCGCCTACATCGGCGGCGTGCACGGCGACACCAACGCGACCTTCCTGGCCGGCGACGTCTCCGAGGAGGTGCGGCTCCTGGTCGAGCGCACCCGCGAGGCGACCGCGCGCGCGATCAAGGCGGTCCGCCCGGGCCGTCAGCTCAACGTGATCGGCCGGGTGATCGAGGCGTACGCGAAGCGCTTCGGCTACGGCGTGGTCCGCGACTTCACCGGCCATGGCGTCGGCCCGGCGTTCCACACCGCGCCGACGGTGCTGCACTACGAGGAGCCGTCGGTGCAGACGCTGATCGAGGAGGGCATGACCTTCACGATCGAGCCGATGATCACGCTGGGCACCATCGACTACGACTTGTGGGACGACGACTGGACGGTCACCACGAAGGACAAGAAGTGGACGGCGCAGTTCGAGCACACCCTCGTGGTGACGGCTGACGGCGCGGAGATCCTGACCCTCCCGTAA